The DNA window GAAGAATTTCCGGCGGAAACCCATTGGGAACTGCTGGAAAAAGCACAGTCCTGGGGCTTTAAAACTTCCCGGCAGGCAAAATTATGTACCTCAATGAATGAAGTACAGGAATTCATCACGTATTGGGACAATGAGCGCCATAACCTCCCTTTTGAGATTGACGGGATCGTGCTGAAAGTCAATTCGCTCAAGCAACAGAGACAATTGGGGTATACCGCCAAGTCACCGCGTTGGGCGATGGCCTATAAATTCAAAGCCGAAAAGGTAGAAACCGAACTGCTGAGCGTATCTTACCAGGTAGGGCGTACCGGAGCTATTACACCGGTTGCCAACCTGAGGCCGGTTTTACTGGCCGGAACAGTAGTAAAAAGGGCATCGTTGCACAATGAAGACATCATCAAAAAACTGGACCTCCACGAACATGATTTTGTTTATGTGGAAAAGGGCGGTGAGATCATCCCGAAAATCATTGAAGTCAATCCGGATAAGAGAAGTCCGGACAGCAAGGAGATCGAATACATCAGACATTGCCCGGAATGCGGAACGGAACTGGTAAAAGTGGAAGACCAGGCCATTCATTTCTGTCCGAATGAGCTTCACTGCCCGCCTCAGGTCATCGGAAGAATGATCCATTATGTTTCCCGAAAAGCCCTGAACATAGAAAACTTAGGCAGCGAAACCATCGAACAATTTTATAAGGCTAAGCTGATCGAGAATCCGGCGGATTTCTATGCTTTAACCAAGGAACAGCTCATGCCACTGGAAAGACTGGCGGAAAAATCTGTCCAGAATATCCTGAACGGGATCGAACAGTCCAAGACAGTCCCTTTTGAAAAGGTATTGTACGGAATCGGGATTAAGCACGTAGGAGAAACCGTTGCCAAAAAGCTGGTGAAGAATTTCGGGACTATCGATGAGCTGAAGAACGCAACGCTGGAAGAACTTTGCCAGGTAGAGGATATCGGGACCAAGATTGCCGTAAGCATTGCAGACTTTTTCAACAATCCGGAAAATATCCTGATGATTGAACGCCTGAAATCCTATGGCGTACAGCTGGAACGGGGAGAAAGCACCAACGAAGTGATATCCAATATCCTGGACGGGAAGACATTCCTGTTCACCGGAAAGCTTTCGCTGTTTACCCGGGAGCAGGCTGAAGAAATGGTGGAGAAGCACGGCGGGAAAAATATTTCTGCGGTATCCAAAAACCTTAATTTCCTCGTAGTGGGCGAGAAAGCCGGCAGTAAGCTTAAAAAAGCCCAGAGCATTGGTGCCATAGAAATCCTGGACGAACAGCAGTTCCTCGACCTGATTGAGAAACAGCAGTAAACTGTACTGAAAAAGAAATAGTAAAGTATATACCTATGAAGACTGTCCTTACCGGGCAGTCTTCTTTCAATATAACTGCAATCATATTGGAAAGGTAAAATTTATTGTACTTTTAGGTAGCTTAATAAAATGATGTTATGAACCTCTTACCGGAACATTCTGTTGAAAATGAACTGTTGCTGATCTTTATTTCTGTTTTATTGGGCCTGCTGATCGGCGCAGAGCGCGAGTACCGCAATAAATCGGCAGGGCTGCGCACCTTTATCCTGGTCTGCTTCGGGGCCTGTTTGTTTACCATTCTGTCCGTTGTGATCGGCAAGGATGACCCGGACCGGATTGCCGCCAATATCATCACCGGGATCGGGTTCCTGGGTGCAGGGGTTATTTTCAAAGGGGACAACAAAATAGACGGGATAACGACCGCAACTACGATCTGGGCAACAGCTTCCATCGGAATGGCTGTAGGTGCAGGTCATATTTCCATTGCGTTGTTGGGAACCTTACTGGTGCTTCTGGTTCTGAGCATCCTGACCTACCTGGAGAAGCTCATCGATAAAAACCATAAAATTATCGAATATAAAATTACAGTACCGAAAGCGGAAGACCTTCTGTATTGTGAACAGATTTTCGCACAGCATCATCTGAAATCCAGCGTCTCAAAACAGCAGTATTCAGAAGGGAAATTCAGCACGATATGGATCCTTACAGGCAAAAAGAGGAACCACGAATTGTTGGTCCAGGAGATGCGGAACAATAGCAGGATTACCAGCTATCAGTTTTAAAAAAAGCAGAAGCTTCCGCTCCTGCCTGTTATCTATTATTGTTTTTTCTTGAATACATAGAGATCTTTATTAGGACCCTCTACCGGCTGCCCGTTCATATCGAGCTGGGTAAGGGTATTGTTACCGACCTTGTACTTGTAATGTGTATCATTGCCTTTCAGTTCAAGAATATCAGTTGCAGCATTCCATATATAAGTTCCGTGATCTTTATTTTTGGACTTCCTTTCCAGGTATTCTTCCTGAAGCTGGAAGCTGTTATCTTTTTCAAGGGTAAGGGTAGTCTGAATTCCCGGGCAATCGGCACAAGGCACTACCGCTTCATAGGTTCCGTACCAGTCGGCATTGCTTTTTTCAGCCTGTGATGATGCGGGTGCAGCGGCAGAGGACGAATCCACAGGGGTCTGGATCGCCATCGGGTCTGTTTTCAGGTTTGCGGAAGAAACTTCCTGCTGCTTTTCTTTGGAACATGAACCGAGAACAACCAGTGCTGCCATCGAAATGATCTGAATCTGATTTTTCATAACAATAATTTTAGGTGATGCAGGTAATTGGGAACAAAAATTAAGCCGTCGTGAGGTTCACTGGTTTACAGGGAAACTGATCATTTGAAAATTCATCAATCCGGAAATTTTAAAATCCATCTG is part of the Chryseobacterium camelliae genome and encodes:
- the ligA gene encoding NAD-dependent DNA ligase LigA — its product is MSENIQQKIERLRQELDQHNQNYYDLDAPTISDYDFDMLLQELQDLEAKHPEYYDENSPTVRVGGGITKVFPTIRHKFRMYSLDNSYDFDDLEDWEKRIIKTIDDPVEFVAELKYDGASISILYENGKLTQAVTRGDGFQGDEITPNVKTISDIPLKLKGDFPDQFFMRGEIYLTRKNFDKINKQREEDGLDPFMNPRNTASGSLKMQDSAEVRKRGLSSVLYQFVSEEFPAETHWELLEKAQSWGFKTSRQAKLCTSMNEVQEFITYWDNERHNLPFEIDGIVLKVNSLKQQRQLGYTAKSPRWAMAYKFKAEKVETELLSVSYQVGRTGAITPVANLRPVLLAGTVVKRASLHNEDIIKKLDLHEHDFVYVEKGGEIIPKIIEVNPDKRSPDSKEIEYIRHCPECGTELVKVEDQAIHFCPNELHCPPQVIGRMIHYVSRKALNIENLGSETIEQFYKAKLIENPADFYALTKEQLMPLERLAEKSVQNILNGIEQSKTVPFEKVLYGIGIKHVGETVAKKLVKNFGTIDELKNATLEELCQVEDIGTKIAVSIADFFNNPENILMIERLKSYGVQLERGESTNEVISNILDGKTFLFTGKLSLFTREQAEEMVEKHGGKNISAVSKNLNFLVVGEKAGSKLKKAQSIGAIEILDEQQFLDLIEKQQ
- a CDS encoding MgtC/SapB family protein, with amino-acid sequence MNLLPEHSVENELLLIFISVLLGLLIGAEREYRNKSAGLRTFILVCFGACLFTILSVVIGKDDPDRIAANIITGIGFLGAGVIFKGDNKIDGITTATTIWATASIGMAVGAGHISIALLGTLLVLLVLSILTYLEKLIDKNHKIIEYKITVPKAEDLLYCEQIFAQHHLKSSVSKQQYSEGKFSTIWILTGKKRNHELLVQEMRNNSRITSYQF
- a CDS encoding copper resistance protein NlpE, with protein sequence MKNQIQIISMAALVVLGSCSKEKQQEVSSANLKTDPMAIQTPVDSSSAAAPASSQAEKSNADWYGTYEAVVPCADCPGIQTTLTLEKDNSFQLQEEYLERKSKNKDHGTYIWNAATDILELKGNDTHYKYKVGNNTLTQLDMNGQPVEGPNKDLYVFKKKQ